The Methylococcus sp. Mc7 genomic sequence CAACAACAACAATCAACCCCGATCTCCTCGACCGAGACTCGGGGTTTTTTGTTGCCTGAGATAACTCGGTCTCATCGAAGCCGGATCATCTTTACAAGCCGCCAGTATCCAGCACCGGTACCACCCAGTAATGGATGCCGCTGCCCCGAAAGTCCGCGCGCAAGGCCTTCAGGGTTTCCCCCAATCCGTCCCCGGAAAGTTGAGCTTCGAAACGGACGCGCCGGGTACGTCCGGCGACCTGCTCGTTCAGGCTCATTTCTTCCGTACGGCTCGAGTGGCCGGATGCGGCTTGGCTGCTGAATCCCCGTATGGCGGGAGCGCTCAGCAGCCAGTCAACCAGAGTGTCCTCAAGCTGCGGGGGCACCAGGAGGGTCAACAACACGAGATCGGACATGCGTCATTTTCCCTCGCCGTAGCGGCGGTAGAGGATGGGCAGGAGTATGAGCGTCAGAAGGGTCGAGGTGACCAGCCCACCGACGCCGACGATGGCCAGCGGTCGCTGGATTTCGGAGCCGGGACCGGTGGCGAACAGGAGGGGAATGAGCCCGAACGCAGCGATGCTTGCGGTCATGAGCACCGGACGCAGCCGCCGCGATGCCCCCAAACGGACGACTTCATCCAGGGGAAGGCCGATGGCCCGAAGCTGATTGAAATAAGTCACCATCACCACACCGTTGAGCACGGCGATACCCAGCAGGGAAATGAACCCCACGGAGGCGGAGACGGACAGGTATTCGCCGGAAAGCCAGAGGCTGGTGACTCCGCCGACCAGCGAAAAGGGGACGTTCGTAAGTACCAGTATCGCCTGCCGCACCGACCCAAAAGTGGTGAACAGCAATAGAAAGATCAAACCGATCGATATCGGGATGACGATGGACAGGCGTTGCGCCGCGCGCTGCTGGTTTTCGAACTGCCCCCCCCATGTCAGGTAATAGCCGCTGGGGAGCGCGACGCGCTCGCCGACCGCTTTGCGCGCTTCTTCCACGAAACCGACCAGATCACGGCCCTGGACGTTGGTTCGGACGACCGCGAACCGCTGACCGCGCTCCCGATTGATGGCCACCAGGCCTTCGGTGCGCTCGACGTGGGCGACGGCGGAGAGCGGCACGCGGCGGCCGTCGGGCAGGGTCACCTGCAGCAACGCAAGCCGTCCGGGGTCGGCAGCCGCCCGGAGCAGCAAGGGCGTCCGCTTGACGCCTTCCTGCACGATGCCCAGCTTGAGTCCCTCGATCTGTGCGCGCAGCATCCGTTCCAGCGTGTCGCCGTCGAGTCCCAGGCGTCCCGTCGCGAGCCGGTCGATTCGGACCTGGAGATATTGCATGCCGGCGTTGCGCATCGTGAACACGTCGGAAGCGCCGTTCACCGAGCGGATCACCCCGGCGATGGCTTCCGCCTTTTCATTGAGCACGGCGATATCCGGACCGTAGAGCTTGACGGCCACGTCGCCGCGCACCCCGGTGAGCATCTCCGTGACCCGCATCTGGATCGGCTGGGTGAAGCCGAAGGCGATGCCCGGCATGGTTTCCAGGACTCTGCGGATGTCTTCGATCAGCTCGTCGCGGGTCTTGCCGTTCCACTGATCGGCTGGTTTCAGAACGACGAAGTTGTCCGTTTCATTCAGTCCCATCGGGTCGAGCCCGATTTCGTCCGAGCCCACGCGCGACACCACCCGCTCTACTTCGGGAACGTGGTCGAGCAGCGCTTTCTGGAGCTGTTCGTCGAGCCGAACCGACTGTTCCAGATTGATCGAAGGCAGTTTTTCCACCTGAACGATGATGCTGCCCTCATCCAGCGTGGGCATGAAGGTCTTGCCGATCTGGGCGTAGATCACGGCCGTCAGGGCGAGCAGGATTCCGGCGGCGGCGACTACCCAGCGGCCGTGGCCGAGTGCCCACCGTAACACCGGTTCATAGCATTCATGGAGCTTCCGGGCGAGCCACGGCTCCTCGTGCTTGACCTTGCGCATCAGCCAGGAGGCCAGGACCGGGATGACCAGCAGCGACATGAACAGAGAGCCGGCCATGGCGAACACGTTGGTGAAGGCGACCGGCCGGAACAGCTTCCCTTCGAGCCCCTGCAGCGACAAGAGCGGCACGAAGACGATGGCGATGATGAGGGCGCCCGACACCACCGGCGCCGTGACTTCGCGCATGGCCCGGTAGAT encodes the following:
- a CDS encoding efflux RND transporter permease subunit; the encoded protein is MSRLIQFALTQRLLIVLLTALLAGAGYVATMQIPIDAFPDVSPTQVKVIVKAPGMTPEEVETRITAPIELELLGIPKQTMLRSIAKYALTDITIDFEEGTDIYWARQQIAERLNGVWGNLPEGIEGGMAPMTTPLGEMFMFTIEGGDLTLMERRNLLDWVIRPALRTVPGVADVNTLGGTVRSFEVIPNNAGMSSRGITMEALIQALKSNNRNDGAGRLSEGEEALLVRAEGQIRDLDDVRAIVIANQNGVAITIGDVAEVRIGALTRYGAVSRDGRDEAVEGLVLGLRGANAREVVEGVKRKIEEIQPALPEGITLDVFYDRSELVNRATHTVVRALLEAIVLVVILLLLFLGDLRAAVTVACILPLSALFTFLLMHQFGLSANLMSLGGLAIAIGKLVDPAVVVVENITTHLADPRMQGKLPRLHLIYRAMREVTAPVVSGALIIAIVFVPLLSLQGLEGKLFRPVAFTNVFAMAGSLFMSLLVIPVLASWLMRKVKHEEPWLARKLHECYEPVLRWALGHGRWVVAAAGILLALTAVIYAQIGKTFMPTLDEGSIIVQVEKLPSINLEQSVRLDEQLQKALLDHVPEVERVVSRVGSDEIGLDPMGLNETDNFVVLKPADQWNGKTRDELIEDIRRVLETMPGIAFGFTQPIQMRVTEMLTGVRGDVAVKLYGPDIAVLNEKAEAIAGVIRSVNGASDVFTMRNAGMQYLQVRIDRLATGRLGLDGDTLERMLRAQIEGLKLGIVQEGVKRTPLLLRAAADPGRLALLQVTLPDGRRVPLSAVAHVERTEGLVAINRERGQRFAVVRTNVQGRDLVGFVEEARKAVGERVALPSGYYLTWGGQFENQQRAAQRLSIVIPISIGLIFLLLFTTFGSVRQAILVLTNVPFSLVGGVTSLWLSGEYLSVSASVGFISLLGIAVLNGVVMVTYFNQLRAIGLPLDEVVRLGASRRLRPVLMTASIAAFGLIPLLFATGPGSEIQRPLAIVGVGGLVTSTLLTLILLPILYRRYGEGK
- a CDS encoding DUF3240 family protein; this encodes MSDLVLLTLLVPPQLEDTLVDWLLSAPAIRGFSSQAASGHSSRTEEMSLNEQVAGRTRRVRFEAQLSGDGLGETLKALRADFRGSGIHYWVVPVLDTGGL